Proteins encoded by one window of Culicoides brevitarsis isolate CSIRO-B50_1 chromosome 2, AGI_CSIRO_Cbre_v1, whole genome shotgun sequence:
- the LOC134832030 gene encoding probable DNA mismatch repair protein Msh6: protein MSKTPNNKNLNKSNSNTLFNYFSKSPSVSSPSSVSKVVKKEEAKSEPKVDAKRVLEKDPDFVPNDNKDDESSEDEVLTITKKRPRALPSDDEDDEDLENVRPNKKETPLKKEKPVKTESLAELTNFEYDSTTDKASHDIDPDHNSGPAKKKLKNSKGDAEAATETVENIIWEHEKQDFLKPQFIKDANKRRPDHPEYDPRTLYVPDSYLNSLTPAMRQWWELKSQNRDCILFFKVGKFYELYHMDASVGVQELGFTFMKGNFAHSGFPEQAFDKMATQLVDKGYKVARVEQTETQDQMAERIKSMNRPTKFDKVTRREICQVSEMGTQVFTQQTALIDKAEPRLILALNEKADGNVSRYGICFLDTSICDIYLSEFDDDQHCSRLLTLLAHYNPVLVLYEKGGVSPRTAGVIRTVLRNSKKELLAKDTQMLGAEKTLKLLKEKYYDSSTGKAFPDILKSLHSDSVGLTPANDFILTLKSFGGMLWYMQKSLIDQQVIDSAQYIFYNPPDVEAAAENKQPENKNMVLDAITLQNLRVFGEEMSLYRTMDFCCTKFGKRLLHDWLCVPSNCISVIKSRQEAVKELFDNNSLLQDIRLLLVRIPDLERLLAVLHGFGNAKPGHPDTRAVLYCLQDYNKKKISDFVTTLNGFEAIFELPEMCKDVESQKLKDLTQFKSQGGALPDLQKSLRYFKDTFNFEDAMKTGSLAPNPGDDAEFDAVEQEIADLHKEMKVYLKSQEKFFGCSLTYFGSDKKRFQIEVPESCSKKANSDYALESQRKGKPACKRFYTEETRDFLKRMQQLEEKRKHVMSDFARRIFEKFSLEYKKWKEIVHLMAELDVLASFAEYARNQEVICMPEIVDNEIVLTLEESYHPSMNVNGNFIPNGIVLGGEKAPLALLTGPNMGGKSTLMRQVGLLAIMTQVGALIPAQSCKMSLVDRIFTRLGAQDDIIAGQSTFLVELSEASVILKHATDKSLVLLDELGRGTSTYDGNAIAGAVVNYLSKKHCRCLFSTHYHNLVDNFQHDPRVALGHMACMVENEDDEDVTQETVTFLYKYIDGPASKSYAFGAAKLAGMPLSIIRRAHELSKYVEKVALQRKLKAKILAKDVNGISECIKKLQACSVAA, encoded by the exons aatttgaacaaatcaAACTCCAATACCTTGTTCAATTACTTCTCGAAATCTCCTTCCGTGTCCTCGCCCTCGTCGGTATCGAAAGTCGTCAAAAAGGAAGAAGCCAAATCTGAGCCAAAAGTTgatg ctaagCGCGTTTTGGAAAAAGATCCGGATTTTGTCCCGAACGACAACAAAGACGACGAAAGCAGCGAAGATGAGGTCTTAACAATTACCAAAAAGCGTCCTCGTGCATTGCCATCAGACGACGAGGATGATGAGGACTTGGAAAATGTTCGTCCCAACAAAAAAGAAACGCCTTTGAAGAAGGAAAAACCCGTAAAAACTGAATCTCTTGCggaattaacaaattttgagtaTGATAGTACAACCGATAAAGCCTCCCACGACATCGATCCCGATCATAATTCCGGTCCAGCAaagaaaaagctcaaaaactCCAAAGGAGATGCCGAAGCAGCAACCGAAACTGTCGAAAATATCATTTGGGAGCACGAGAAACAAGATTTCCTCAAGCCACAATTTATTAAAGACGCAAATAAACGTCGTCCTGATCATCCAGAATACGATCCGCGAACACTTTACGTGCCCGATTCGTATCTCAATAGCTTGACACCCGCAATGCGACAATGGTGGGAGTTGAAATCGCAAAATCGGGATTGCATCTTGTTCTTCAAGGTcggaaaattttacgaattgtACCACATGGATGCGAGTGTTGGTGTTCAAGAGCTCGGATTCACTTTCATGAAGGGAAATTTCGCTCACAGTGGATTCCCGGAACAAGCTTTTGACAAAATGGCAACGCAATTAGTGGATAAAGGGTACAAAGTGGCTCGTGTCGAACAAACAGAAACGCAAGATCAGATGGCAGAACGTATTAAGTCCATGAATCGTCCCACAAAATTCGATAAAGTCACGAGACGCGAAATTTGTCAAGTATCGGAGATGGGAACGCAAGTATTCACGCAACAAACAGCCTTGATTGACAAAGCAGAGCCTCGTTTGATCCTTGCTTTGAACGAAAAAGCCGACGGAAATGTCAGTCGTTATGGGATTTGCTTCCTTGACACTTCCATTTGCGATATTTACCTCAGCGAATTCGATGACGATCAACATTGCAGTCGATTATTGACACTTTTGGCGCATTACAACCCGGTTTTGGTACTTTATGAGAAGGGAGGCGTTTCTCCGAGAACTGCTGGGGTCATTCGTACTGTCCTGAGAAACTCCAAAAAGGAATTGCTCGCTAAAGATACGCAAATGCTGGGAGCTGAGAAGACCTTGAAACTCTTAAAGGAGAAATATTATGACTCGAGCACAGGAAAAGCCTTTCCAGACATCCTAAAATCGCTCCATAGTGACTCTGTGGGTCTCACACCAGCTAATGACTTTATTCTCACATTAAAAAGCTTCGGCGGGATGTTGTGGTACATGCAAAAATCGCTCATCGATCAACAAGTCATCGATAGTGCTCAATACATTTTCTACAATCCGCCGGATGTCGAAGCTGCAGCAGAAAATAAGCAACCGGAGAACAAAAATATGGTACTCGATGCCATTACATTGCAAAATTTACGAGTTTTTGGCGAGGAAATGTCGTTATATCGCACCATGGACTTTTGTTGCACGAAATTCGGAAAGCGATTGCTTCATGATTGGCTTTGTGTGCCAAGTAATTGCATCTCGGTCATCAAATCGCGTCAAGAAGCGGTCAAAGAATTGTTCGATAACAACTCGTTGTTGCAAGATATTCGATTGTTACTTGTGCGAATCCCGGATCTCGAACGACTTTTAGCTGTCTTGCATGGATTTGGAAATGCCAAACCAGGTCATCCCGATACGAGAGCTGTTTTGTATTGCCTCCAAGACTacaacaagaagaaaatttctgaCTTTGTCACTACTTTGAATGGATTTGAGGCGATTTTCGAACTTCCTGAGATGTGCAAAGATGTTGAAtcgcaaaaattgaaagatttaaCTCAATTTAAATCACAAGGCGGTGCTTTGCCCGATTTACAAAAATCCTTGCGTTACTTCAAAGATACCTTCAACTTTGAGGATGCCATGAAAACGGGATCTCTCGCTCCAAATCCGGGCGACGATGCCGAATTTGATGCAGTTGAACAGGAAATCGCTGATTTACACAAAGAAATGAAAGTTTATCTCAAGTCgcaagagaaatttttcggaTGTTCGTTAACCTATTTCGGTAGTGACAAGAAACGTTTCCAAATTGAAGTCCCCGAATCGTGTTCTAAGAAGGCAAATTCCGATTACGCGTTAGAATCACAACGCAAAGGCAAGCCAGCTTGCAAAAGATTTTATACGGAAGAAACACGTGACTTTTTGAAACGGATGCAACAGCTCGAGGAAAAGCGCAAACATGTCATGAGCGATTTTGCACGtcgtattttcgaaaaattctccTTGGAGTACAAGAAATGGAAGGAAATCGTGCATTTAATGGCAGAATTGGATGTTTTGGCATCATTTGCGGAATACGCCAGAAACCAAGAAGTCATTTGCATGCCAGAAATCGTCGATAACGAGATTGTTTTGACGTTAGAAGAGAGTTACCATCCATCGATGAACGTAAATGGCAACTTTATCCCCAATGGAATTGTACTTGGAGGAGAAAAAGCTCCTTTGGCATTGTTAACGGGACCAAATATGGGCGG taAATCAACATTGATGCGACAAGTTGGACTGCTTGCCATAATGACACAAGTC GGTGCCTTAATTCCCGCACAATCCTGCAAAATGTCTCTTGTCGATCGAATTTTCACGCGATTGGGTGCCCAAGACGACATTATTGCCGGTCAAAGTACTTTCCTCGTTGAATTGAGTGAAGCTTCCGTCATTCTTAAGCACGCCACAGACAAAAGTCTCGTATTGCTCGATGAACTTGGTCGCGGAACGTCAACATACGATGGAAATGCCATTGCAGGAGCTGTTGTCAACTACCTTTCGAAGAAACATTGTCGTTGTTTGTTCTCCACGCATTATCACAACTTGGTCGATAACTTCCAGCATGATCCACGCGTTGCTTTGGGACACATGGCATGCATGGTTGAAaacgaagacgacgaagacGTTACACAGGAAACCGTTACGTTCCTCTACAAGTACATCGATGGTCCGGCTTCGAAGAGTTACGCTTTTGGAGCGGCAAAACTCGCTGGCATGCCATTAAGTATCATTCGACGAGCTCATGAG CTCTCAAAATACGTAGAAAAAGTTGCCCTTCAACGAAAACTCAAAGCAAAAATCCTCGCAAAAGATGTCAACGGTATCTCGGagtgcatcaaaaaattacaagcgTGCTCAGTTGCTGCATAA
- the LOC134828622 gene encoding putative gustatory receptor 28b: protein MDRKSSDLRKIYPLFMEMNHSRFVSMVPSIETPTKPKQVAQSNEIQNTKVALSQVEVIKKLMEVYQLLCEISQLINQHFQLQILCFSFNTFLSIVFNVYYILIFRNIIASSSGPEADARASAMESLICFMAISIVGCIMDILCIVCACEHTVNAAKKVSKTVAKMLYKDNLAHEAKEQLSKFALQMVHVFPKFTVYGMFSVDGTLLFTIAGASTTYLIILFQLTLKEDGSSYNNVAPTGNSTA from the exons ATGGATCGCAAATCGTCggacttgagaaaaatttatccgCTTTTTATGGAAATGAACCATTCGCGCTTTGTATCGATGGTTCCGTCAATTGAGACCCCAACGAAGCCCAAACAAGTCGCCCAAAGCAACGAAATTCAAAATACCAAAGTTGCTTTGTCCCAAGTCGAAGTCATCAAGAAGCTCATGGAAGTTTATCAgcttttgtgtgaaatttcgCAACTCATTAATCAGCATTTTCAGTtgcaaattttgtgtttttccttTAATACGTTCCTCAGTATCGTCTTTAACGTTTACTATATATTGATTTTTCGGAATATTATTGCTTCATCGAGTGGGCCCGAAGCTGATGCTCGTGCAAGTGCGATGGAATCGTTAATTTGTTTCATGGCAATTTCGATTGTTGGATGTATCATGGATATTTTGTGCATCGTTTGTGCATGCGAACATACCGTTAATGCG GCTAAAAAAGTGTCGAAAACTGTGGCAAAAATGCTGTACAAGGACAACTTAGCGCATGAAGCCAAGGAACAATTGTCCAAATTTGCGTTACAAATGGTGCATGTATTTCCGAAATTTACAGTTTATGGAATGTTCTCCGTCGATGGAACACTTTTATTTACG ATTGCGGGAGCCAGCACAACTTATTTGATCATTTTGTTCCAACTGACACTGAAAGAGGATGGTTCATCGTACAATAACGTCGCTCCAACCGGCAATTCTACagcttaa